One window of Flavobacteriales bacterium genomic DNA carries:
- a CDS encoding succinylglutamate desuccinylase/aspartoacylase family protein, which translates to MELVDIAHDGDLKILGQDIPLGTSCRLDLGIASLFTDTPVEVPILIERSAVPGPTVLITAGIHGDEVNGVEVVRQVISHGVNKPAKGTIICIPVINVFGFIAKSRYFPDGRDLNRVFPGIKGGSLASRVAHRFTTEVLPVADLCMDFHTGGADRFNAAQVRVVPDDEHVKALAAIFHAPFTLYDPYIPGSYRETCGKLGIPLLLNESGMSLNLDKEMAREAVEGVIRVLSYLGMLAPGIRVPMQRHQSIVVKETKWVRADRSGFLHVKVVMHQHVEAGEVLCTISDPYGSRSEPMVAPKSGYVINISKAPMVYQGDAIFNLAVQTSPSK; encoded by the coding sequence ATGGAACTTGTGGATATCGCCCATGATGGCGACTTGAAGATCCTTGGTCAGGACATTCCCTTGGGAACCAGCTGTCGCTTGGACCTGGGTATTGCCAGCCTCTTCACCGATACGCCGGTGGAGGTGCCGATCCTCATTGAGCGCTCGGCCGTTCCCGGCCCCACGGTATTGATCACCGCCGGTATCCATGGCGACGAGGTGAACGGCGTGGAGGTGGTGCGGCAGGTGATCTCTCACGGTGTGAACAAGCCTGCGAAAGGCACGATCATCTGCATCCCGGTGATCAATGTCTTCGGCTTCATAGCCAAGTCCCGGTATTTTCCCGATGGCCGAGACCTCAACCGTGTGTTCCCCGGCATCAAGGGCGGATCGTTAGCCAGCCGGGTGGCCCATCGCTTCACTACGGAAGTGCTGCCTGTCGCTGATCTCTGCATGGATTTCCACACGGGCGGTGCGGACCGTTTCAATGCTGCACAGGTACGTGTGGTACCCGACGATGAGCATGTGAAGGCCCTCGCGGCGATCTTCCATGCGCCCTTCACCCTCTATGACCCATACATCCCCGGCTCTTATCGCGAGACCTGCGGCAAGCTGGGCATCCCGTTGCTGCTGAACGAAAGCGGAATGAGCCTGAACTTGGACAAGGAAATGGCGCGTGAGGCTGTGGAAGGAGTGATCCGTGTATTGAGCTACCTCGGCATGCTGGCCCCGGGCATACGTGTCCCGATGCAGCGCCACCAGAGCATTGTGGTGAAGGAGACCAAATGGGTGCGCGCGGACCGCTCCGGCTTCCTGCATGTAAAAGTGGTGATGCACCAGCACGTGGAAGCGGGTGAAGTGCTCTGCACGATCTCCGACCCGTACGGCTCCCGCAGCGAACCCATGGTAGCACCGAAGTCCGGCTATGTGATCAACATCAGCAAGGCGCCGATGGTCTATCAAGGTGATGCCATTTTCAACTTGGCCGTCCAAACATCGCCGAGTAAATGA
- a CDS encoding winged helix-turn-helix transcriptional regulator: protein MGLSKTGTFTASDKRLARYAKALGHPARVAILRLLASKRNCICGDIVDELPLAQSTVSQHLKELKQAGLIQGTITGTSVCYCIDPKEWALAQQTFWELMQSFREPDPDCCSTTDSCNTWNETRTPTT from the coding sequence ATGGGACTCTCCAAGACCGGGACATTCACTGCAAGCGACAAACGCTTGGCACGCTATGCCAAAGCGCTGGGGCACCCGGCGCGCGTCGCCATCCTTCGGCTGCTCGCCAGCAAACGCAATTGCATCTGCGGCGACATCGTGGACGAGCTGCCACTGGCACAAAGCACGGTGAGCCAGCACTTGAAGGAACTGAAACAAGCCGGGCTGATCCAAGGAACGATCACCGGCACCAGCGTGTGCTATTGCATCGACCCGAAGGAATGGGCCTTGGCGCAACAGACCTTTTGGGAACTGATGCAGAGCTTCCGCGAACCGGACCCGGACTGCTGCTCCACCACGGACTCCTGCAACACCTGGAACGAAACGAGAACACCAACAACATGA
- a CDS encoding arsenite methyltransferase: protein MKSAEELKENVRNTYAQVASQSKEANASSCCGAGDCSTEVYNIMSDDYAGLEGYTADADLGLGCGLPTETAGIKTGDTVLDLGSGAGNDAFVARAATGADGRVIGVDFTPEMIAKAKENAMKLGYANVEFRQGDIEDLPLSGNMVDVVVSNCVLNLVPDKRKAFAEMHRVLRVGGHFSVSDIVLTRELPDELRQAAELYAGCVTGASQEADYLGLITEAGFTDVQVLKRKAITIPGDILSRYLSAEAVENVKNEGLGIESITVRGEKTAQGACCGPGSSCC, encoded by the coding sequence ATGAAAAGCGCTGAGGAACTGAAGGAGAACGTGCGCAACACCTACGCCCAAGTGGCTTCACAAAGCAAGGAGGCCAACGCCTCCTCGTGCTGCGGCGCCGGGGATTGCAGCACCGAGGTGTACAACATCATGAGCGACGATTACGCCGGGCTGGAGGGCTACACGGCGGACGCTGACCTCGGTCTGGGCTGTGGCCTGCCCACGGAAACAGCGGGTATCAAAACCGGTGACACCGTGCTGGACCTCGGCAGCGGCGCAGGCAACGACGCCTTCGTGGCGCGCGCAGCCACCGGAGCGGACGGTCGCGTGATCGGTGTGGACTTCACCCCGGAAATGATCGCCAAAGCGAAGGAGAACGCCATGAAACTCGGCTACGCCAATGTCGAGTTCCGCCAAGGTGACATCGAGGACCTACCGCTTTCGGGCAACATGGTGGACGTGGTGGTGAGCAACTGCGTGCTGAACCTCGTGCCCGATAAACGCAAGGCCTTCGCGGAAATGCACCGCGTGTTGCGCGTAGGCGGGCACTTCAGTGTTTCGGACATCGTGCTGACACGCGAGCTTCCTGACGAGCTGCGTCAAGCCGCCGAGCTCTATGCGGGCTGCGTAACGGGCGCTTCGCAAGAAGCGGACTACCTCGGTCTCATCACCGAGGCCGGTTTCACCGATGTGCAAGTGCTGAAGCGCAAGGCCATCACCATACCGGGCGACATCCTCTCGCGCTACCTGTCCGCTGAAGCCGTGGAGAACGTGAAGAACGAAGGATTGGGCATTGAGAGCATCACCGTGCGCGGGGAGAAAACCGCGCAAGGCGCCTGCTGTGGACCTGGCAGCTCATGCTGCTGA
- a CDS encoding T9SS type A sorting domain-containing protein: MKSKYSLVTKSLVLAAIAGAVALSVAWSQGQVPEARAAYHTAREISSFRSVNGLPLDSNANTFFAGSGHCNGCHGHDPSEYAMVSADGRDVNVSDAWRSSMMANSARDPFWRAKVSHEVLVDPAHQVELEDKCTTCHAPMGNFEHHFTGQGPYSIAYLEQDDIARDGVSCVPCHMQKEEGIGNFFSGNLQLDTAGRPIYGPYADEDIFPFPMQDFVHYSPRYGAQILDAGLCAGCHSLLTGTVDLDGNLTGDEFVEQATYHEWLNSEFNNEEHPATGITCQGCHVPLLDDTVGVVLSANYVFLQPKSPFGQHHFSGANTFMLTMLKDNGDTLQVTASQAQFDTSIARAERMLQQHTLMVETSVPWRDADTAFIDVKLTNLAGHKFPSGYPSRRAWVELLVTNAGGDTLYINGEPSADHDIVGHDPIWEPHYNVITSADQVQIYEMVMGDVNGDMTTVLERAKQPLKDNRLAPAGFSVTHTTYDTTQIVGGAAADLDFNHDEIGVEGSGTDVVHYHVPMGGNTSLINITAKVWYQTAPPRFMQEMFLHTSPEIDLFQGMFQAADNTPVMVRRATQTDMTVGIDDLRELGVHVFPNPVRNGMLNITGIDGRVTAIEVYDAGGRKVTERKGTNERTWGTRLPGNGTYIVVIRTAERSFVERVVSL, translated from the coding sequence ATGAAAAGTAAATACTCGTTGGTCACGAAGTCGTTGGTATTGGCCGCCATCGCCGGGGCCGTGGCACTTTCGGTAGCCTGGTCCCAAGGGCAAGTGCCTGAGGCCCGTGCGGCATACCACACCGCCAGAGAGATCTCATCGTTCCGCAGTGTCAACGGCTTGCCACTGGACTCGAACGCGAACACCTTTTTCGCGGGAAGTGGCCACTGCAATGGCTGCCACGGTCACGACCCGTCGGAGTATGCGATGGTGAGCGCCGACGGTAGGGATGTGAACGTGTCGGACGCTTGGCGCAGCAGCATGATGGCCAATTCCGCCCGGGACCCCTTCTGGCGGGCCAAGGTGAGCCACGAGGTGCTCGTCGACCCCGCCCACCAAGTGGAGTTGGAGGACAAGTGCACCACCTGCCATGCCCCAATGGGGAACTTCGAACATCATTTCACGGGCCAAGGGCCTTACTCCATCGCGTATTTGGAACAGGACGACATCGCGCGCGACGGGGTGAGCTGCGTGCCTTGTCACATGCAGAAGGAAGAAGGCATCGGCAATTTCTTTTCCGGTAACCTTCAGCTCGATACCGCCGGGAGGCCCATCTACGGGCCGTACGCCGATGAGGATATTTTCCCCTTCCCCATGCAGGATTTCGTTCACTATTCCCCGAGATACGGCGCCCAGATCCTCGATGCGGGCCTTTGCGCCGGTTGCCATTCGCTCCTTACGGGGACGGTCGACCTCGATGGGAACCTCACCGGCGATGAGTTCGTGGAACAGGCCACCTACCACGAATGGCTCAACTCCGAGTTCAACAATGAGGAACACCCTGCCACGGGCATCACTTGCCAAGGCTGCCATGTTCCCTTGCTGGATGATACCGTCGGAGTGGTGCTCTCCGCCAACTATGTCTTTCTCCAGCCTAAATCCCCGTTCGGCCAGCATCACTTCTCCGGTGCCAACACCTTCATGCTAACCATGCTGAAGGACAATGGCGACACCCTGCAAGTGACCGCTTCACAGGCCCAGTTCGACACCTCCATCGCACGGGCGGAGCGCATGCTGCAGCAGCACACCCTGATGGTGGAGACCAGCGTGCCATGGCGTGATGCTGATACCGCGTTCATCGATGTCAAGCTCACCAACCTCGCCGGTCACAAATTCCCCAGCGGCTACCCCTCACGGCGTGCGTGGGTGGAGTTGTTGGTGACCAATGCGGGCGGTGATACCCTGTACATCAACGGTGAGCCCTCCGCGGATCACGACATTGTGGGCCATGACCCGATCTGGGAGCCGCACTATAACGTCATTACCTCGGCGGATCAGGTACAGATCTATGAAATGGTGATGGGCGATGTGAACGGTGACATGACCACGGTGCTCGAACGGGCCAAGCAGCCGTTGAAGGACAACCGGCTCGCACCGGCAGGTTTCAGCGTGACCCACACCACGTATGACACCACACAGATCGTAGGCGGGGCCGCCGCGGACCTTGATTTCAACCATGATGAGATCGGCGTGGAGGGAAGCGGTACGGACGTGGTCCATTACCATGTGCCCATGGGCGGCAACACAAGCTTGATCAACATCACCGCCAAGGTCTGGTACCAAACGGCACCGCCGCGCTTCATGCAGGAGATGTTCTTGCATACCAGCCCGGAGATCGACCTTTTTCAAGGCATGTTCCAAGCGGCCGACAACACCCCGGTCATGGTCCGCCGCGCCACGCAAACGGACATGACCGTGGGCATCGACGACCTGCGGGAGCTGGGCGTGCATGTGTTCCCGAATCCGGTGCGGAACGGGATGTTGAACATCACTGGCATCGACGGGCGTGTCACGGCCATCGAGGTCTATGATGCCGGCGGACGCAAGGTCACCGAACGCAAAGGCACGAACGAACGAACATGGGGGACACGCCTGCCGGGCAACGGCACCTACATCGTGGTGATCCGCACAGCGGAGCGCAGTTTCGTGGAGCGGGTGGTGAGCTTGTAG
- a CDS encoding DUF5606 domain-containing protein, giving the protein MDLSKIISITGKSGLYRVVAQGRQALIAESLTDKKRIPVHSSVRVSSLDEVSMYTKGDDVLLSTVLEKLHGMEKGKLSVDPKGDLEALYDKLGEALPNYDRDRIYSSDVRKFFMWYQMMVAAGLFEVDKKKKKAEAENEAKEDKKAKPAGAKGAPKKKASAAKRSSAPKAGGASKAKAKPMHKGAQRGS; this is encoded by the coding sequence ATGGACCTCTCAAAGATCATTTCCATTACCGGCAAATCCGGGTTGTACCGGGTAGTGGCCCAAGGCCGCCAAGCCTTGATCGCGGAATCGCTTACCGATAAAAAGCGGATCCCTGTCCACTCCAGCGTGCGCGTGAGCTCCTTGGACGAGGTGAGCATGTACACCAAGGGAGATGACGTCCTGCTCTCAACCGTGCTGGAGAAGCTGCACGGTATGGAGAAGGGCAAGCTCTCAGTGGACCCTAAGGGGGATCTGGAAGCACTGTATGACAAACTGGGCGAAGCCTTGCCGAACTATGACCGCGACCGGATCTATTCCAGCGACGTGCGGAAATTCTTCATGTGGTACCAGATGATGGTGGCCGCAGGCCTCTTCGAGGTGGACAAGAAGAAGAAGAAGGCCGAAGCCGAGAATGAGGCCAAGGAAGACAAGAAGGCGAAACCCGCCGGTGCGAAGGGCGCGCCCAAGAAAAAGGCATCTGCGGCAAAAAGATCCTCGGCACCCAAAGCTGGCGGAGCCTCCAAAGCAAAGGCCAAGCCGATGCACAAGGGCGCCCAGCGCGGTAGCTGA
- a CDS encoding asparagine synthetase B yields MFRTLIVTLLVLVCTLSASAAKLLIPMDKSQTDHLKAYGIVYWALQRDLTVDWLLNYRSGSFMLDRIPEVEQECTVRGVSFNVIADAQATAILTEIGDAEANMEVVKLEKAPKIAVYAPDGFQPWDDAVALVMTYAEIPYEKIYDRQVLDGVLPKYDWLHLHHEDFTGQYGKFYRMFRNAPWYLDQVKEAESMAKEMGYAKVSRMKGAVAAKIRDYVAGGGYLFTMCSGTDSYDIALAAEGVDICDTPFDGDPPDPQAQQKLDFSNTFAFKDFHIITDPMVYEFSDIDATDIHNSIGETRDFFTLFDFSAKWDVVPTMLCQDHEQVIHGFMGQTTAFRKQFVKPNITIMGENKPQGTVKYVHGEFGLGQWTFYGGHDPEDYQHMVGDPPTDLSLFPNSPGYRLILNNILFPAARKRKQKT; encoded by the coding sequence GGCGGCGAAGCTTCTGATCCCCATGGACAAAAGCCAGACGGACCATCTGAAGGCATACGGGATCGTGTATTGGGCCCTTCAGCGCGACTTGACCGTGGACTGGTTGTTGAACTACCGCAGCGGCAGCTTCATGCTGGACAGGATACCCGAGGTGGAGCAGGAATGCACCGTCCGCGGAGTATCCTTCAATGTGATCGCCGACGCACAGGCCACCGCCATTCTTACCGAGATCGGTGATGCGGAGGCCAATATGGAGGTGGTGAAGCTGGAAAAGGCCCCCAAGATCGCCGTCTATGCTCCGGACGGATTCCAACCTTGGGATGATGCCGTGGCCTTGGTGATGACCTACGCGGAGATCCCTTACGAGAAGATCTACGACAGGCAAGTGTTGGACGGCGTACTGCCCAAGTATGACTGGTTGCACCTCCACCACGAGGACTTCACCGGGCAATACGGCAAATTCTACCGCATGTTCCGCAATGCCCCCTGGTACCTCGATCAGGTCAAGGAGGCCGAGTCCATGGCCAAGGAAATGGGCTACGCGAAGGTGAGCCGGATGAAAGGCGCCGTGGCTGCCAAGATCCGCGACTACGTGGCAGGTGGCGGATATCTCTTCACCATGTGCAGTGGCACGGACAGCTACGACATCGCATTGGCGGCCGAAGGAGTGGACATCTGTGACACGCCCTTCGATGGCGATCCACCAGACCCGCAGGCCCAGCAGAAGCTCGACTTCTCGAACACTTTTGCCTTCAAGGATTTCCACATCATCACCGACCCCATGGTGTATGAGTTCAGCGACATAGACGCCACGGACATCCACAACTCCATCGGGGAGACACGGGACTTCTTCACACTCTTCGACTTCAGCGCCAAATGGGACGTGGTGCCCACCATGCTCTGCCAGGACCACGAGCAGGTGATACATGGCTTCATGGGCCAGACCACCGCCTTCCGCAAGCAGTTCGTAAAGCCGAATATCACCATCATGGGCGAGAACAAGCCGCAAGGCACGGTGAAATACGTACACGGTGAATTTGGCTTGGGGCAATGGACCTTTTATGGAGGCCACGACCCCGAGGACTATCAACACATGGTAGGCGACCCCCCCACGGACCTGAGCCTGTTCCCGAACTCACCGGGTTATCGCCTCATCTTGAACAACATCCTCTTCCCGGCGGCCCGCAAGCGCAAACAAAAGACTTGA